In the Nitrospirales bacterium LBB_01 genome, one interval contains:
- a CDS encoding PIN domain-containing protein, translated as MRVVLDCNVIISAGLNNGTCMELIEEVVLHHQLFLSQGIVDEYHEVTSRVNTELRSKT; from the coding sequence ATGAGGGTTGTACTTGACTGTAACGTTATAATCTCAGCTGGACTAAATAACGGCACGTGCATGGAGTTGATAGAAGAGGTTGTTTTACATCACCAGTTGTTTCTCTCTCAAGGGATAGTTGATGAATACCATGAGGTAACTTCAAGGGTTAATACCGAGTTGCGTTCAAAGACATAA
- a CDS encoding class I SAM-dependent methyltransferase, with translation MIETATFTGLVSPKTGKTLIQRETELITNDGLEKFPIRHGIACLLDDNSIAGNSALRHEMEVFDKLQTGESTPFFREVFFRDMLQVLEKIGFGKTGSMVEMGGGQGHWAGFVKANLPESDIYVTDLSTQALRRAPGTLHRVFADMTGKVFEQGFLDMVSFWVSLHHLDRGDIEKTLREAFDALKTGGYLLVFEPNSGFFPRSVMYKTKLSQDVYFDENEKAIDFDNLSVIAKGLGFEQLKTTFLNPPYNINFIKKLKRWYIYFPVVEFLHTLDRLFLNRIVGTTKYTSLYGLAIYRKVI, from the coding sequence ATGATTGAAACAGCAACATTTACAGGGCTTGTAAGCCCCAAAACAGGTAAAACTCTGATTCAAAGAGAAACAGAGCTGATAACCAATGACGGTTTGGAAAAATTTCCCATAAGGCACGGAATTGCCTGCCTGCTGGATGACAACTCCATTGCCGGAAACAGCGCTCTACGCCATGAAATGGAGGTGTTTGATAAGTTACAGACAGGAGAAAGTACGCCTTTTTTTCGGGAGGTTTTTTTCAGAGACATGCTGCAAGTGCTTGAGAAAATAGGCTTTGGTAAAACAGGCAGCATGGTGGAGATGGGAGGCGGGCAGGGACACTGGGCTGGATTTGTCAAAGCAAATTTACCAGAGTCCGATATTTACGTAACAGACTTAAGCACCCAGGCACTGAGAAGGGCTCCCGGCACTCTGCACAGGGTGTTTGCCGATATGACGGGGAAAGTCTTTGAGCAGGGGTTTCTTGATATGGTCTCTTTCTGGGTCAGCCTCCATCACCTAGACAGAGGCGATATTGAAAAAACGCTCAGGGAGGCTTTTGACGCCCTGAAAACAGGCGGTTATTTACTTGTCTTTGAGCCTAACAGCGGATTCTTTCCCAGATCCGTAATGTATAAAACAAAACTGTCGCAAGACGTCTATTTTGATGAAAATGAAAAAGCAATAGATTTTGACAATTTATCCGTTATAGCAAAGGGACTTGGATTTGAGCAGCTGAAAACCACATTTTTAAATCCGCCTTATAACATAAATTTTATAAAGAAGTTGAAACGATGGTATATTTACTTTCCAGTAGTGGAGTTCCTGCATACACTTGACAGGTTGTTTTTAAACCGGATAGTTGGTACTACTAAATACACGTCTCTGTATGGTCTTGCGATATATAGAAAAGTGATATGA
- a CDS encoding adenylyltransferase/cytidyltransferase family protein: MENMAGVREDDKITPLDELAETLRQLQSAGKKVVHCHGCFDLMHPGHIKHFQAAKKMGDVLVVTVSPDVYIDKGPGRPVFNQTLRAESIAALACVDFVAINKWPTAEETLRLLRPNIYVKGQEFENLVDPTGKIQREFDVVKEIGAEIRFTQEEIVFSSTKLINTYLKDSIRR; this comes from the coding sequence GTGGAAAATATGGCAGGCGTAAGGGAGGACGACAAAATAACACCGCTTGATGAGTTAGCTGAAACACTTAGGCAGCTACAGTCAGCAGGTAAAAAGGTTGTGCATTGTCACGGTTGTTTTGATTTGATGCACCCCGGGCACATAAAACACTTTCAGGCCGCTAAAAAAATGGGAGACGTCCTCGTTGTGACAGTCAGCCCAGATGTCTATATTGATAAGGGGCCGGGCAGACCGGTTTTTAATCAGACCCTTAGAGCCGAAAGCATTGCGGCCCTTGCATGTGTTGACTTTGTCGCCATAAACAAGTGGCCTACTGCTGAGGAGACTCTAAGACTGCTTAGACCCAACATCTACGTCAAGGGTCAGGAGTTTGAAAACCTCGTTGACCCCACCGGCAAAATCCAGCGGGAATTTGACGTCGTTAAAGAAATCGGCGCTGAAATCAGATTCACTCAAGAGGAAATCGTCTTTTCGTCAACTAAGCTGATTAATACGTATTTAAAGGATTCTATCCGCAGATGA
- a CDS encoding radical SAM protein, translated as MGMAGFAKSLLVGQVLKGAAITNAHIAITKRCNLGCPICYQKKKTDLLSLEDIHFLIDELKRLGAQRISLTGGEPLIRDDIGEILQHIKKAGMSSAMASNGLLAAKRAKELKDLDYISLSYKGTTCDLDEIKETFEVMRSIGIKYQICLVLVRDICVVEKIAKAIDYCQKRNILISIIPFYTSSWHIAPTRTTDASYENLPTDVLEHVPTTEAFEKVIRMIISRIDKGAPIAISKPSYQTCLNWPDLRKTALTKEEFAQTPVAAPSRCHAGRRFVMIDDDGTVLPCWTFRDMHGAAINYRTHGIREAIKRLDGHSCRVCLNLGFMELNYSFDLKPQTLWHYARISRRIS; from the coding sequence ATGGGAATGGCTGGATTTGCAAAGTCCTTGTTGGTTGGGCAGGTTTTAAAGGGTGCTGCAATCACAAATGCTCATATAGCAATAACGAAGCGTTGTAACCTTGGTTGTCCAATCTGTTATCAGAAGAAAAAAACAGACCTGCTTTCCCTTGAGGATATACATTTTCTGATAGATGAGCTGAAACGTCTCGGTGCACAACGGATAAGCCTCACAGGGGGCGAGCCGCTGATACGTGACGATATCGGTGAAATTCTCCAACATATCAAAAAAGCCGGAATGTCCTCAGCTATGGCAAGCAACGGCCTTCTGGCTGCAAAACGGGCTAAAGAACTCAAAGACCTGGATTATATCAGTCTCTCTTACAAAGGGACCACCTGTGACCTTGACGAAATTAAGGAAACCTTCGAGGTGATGCGCTCAATTGGGATAAAGTACCAGATTTGCCTAGTCCTTGTTCGTGACATCTGTGTTGTTGAAAAAATCGCAAAAGCAATTGATTATTGCCAAAAAAGAAACATCCTAATTTCTATCATCCCGTTTTATACCTCAAGCTGGCACATCGCTCCCACAAGAACCACCGACGCCTCATACGAAAACCTCCCCACCGATGTCCTTGAACATGTGCCCACAACAGAGGCCTTTGAGAAGGTTATCAGAATGATAATAAGCAGAATTGACAAAGGGGCTCCGATTGCTATCTCTAAACCAAGTTATCAGACATGTCTGAATTGGCCGGATCTGCGAAAAACTGCTCTGACAAAAGAGGAGTTTGCTCAAACTCCCGTTGCCGCACCCTCACGTTGTCATGCTGGGCGGCGTTTTGTAATGATTGATGACGACGGCACTGTGCTCCCTTGTTGGACTTTCAGAGATATGCACGGGGCTGCTATAAACTACCGCACGCATGGCATTAGGGAGGCAATTAAACGCCTTGACGGACACTCTTGCAGAGTTTGCCTTAATCTCGGCTTTATGGAACTTAACTACTCCTTCGACTTGAAGCCTCAAACTCTGTGGCACTATGCGCGTATCAGCCGTAGAATTTCCTAA
- a CDS encoding DUF4160 domain-containing protein, which yields MPTIKNIQGQYRFFFYSFDCNEPKHVHVQRENMVCKFWLEPVIVSRNSGFSPKELNSIQKIIEETHDNIKEAWDEHCS from the coding sequence ATGCCAACGATTAAAAACATACAAGGGCAGTACCGCTTTTTTTTCTACAGTTTTGACTGTAATGAACCAAAGCATGTGCATGTCCAGAGAGAAAATATGGTTTGTAAATTCTGGTTAGAGCCTGTTATTGTCAGTAGAAATTCTGGTTTTTCGCCAAAGGAATTAAATTCAATACAGAAAATTATAGAAGAAACTCACGACAACATAAAGGAGGCATGGGATGAGCATTGCAGTTGA
- a CDS encoding DUF4160 domain-containing protein codes for MPTVLRVGSYRLFFYCGDSAEPKHIHVERDDNIAKFWLDPVRLQISGGFSRVEINNIHKIITENHLALLEAWNEFFFGS; via the coding sequence ATGCCAACAGTATTAAGAGTTGGGTCGTACCGCTTGTTCTTTTATTGTGGTGACAGCGCTGAACCTAAGCATATCCACGTAGAGCGTGATGACAATATCGCTAAGTTTTGGCTTGACCCTGTAAGGCTTCAGATTAGCGGTGGGTTTAGCAGGGTAGAGATAAATAATATACATAAAATTATAACCGAGAATCATTTAGCATTATTGGAGGCATGGAATGAGTTTTTCTTTGGCAGTTGA
- a CDS encoding BrnA antitoxin family protein codes for MRDYIMKSIDDDFQLKDEYDFSKGTKGRFYKPKKVSTTIRLDDDILMFFKKSATLLKIPYQTMLNDVLRKYVTSHKPPL; via the coding sequence ATGAGAGATTATATTATGAAGAGCATTGATGATGATTTCCAACTGAAAGACGAATATGATTTTTCAAAAGGAACGAAGGGACGTTTCTATAAACCTAAAAAGGTTTCAACAACTATCCGGCTGGATGACGACATTCTGATGTTTTTTAAGAAGTCGGCAACTCTGCTAAAAATCCCCTATCAAACGATGCTAAATGACGTGTTGAGAAAATACGTTACTTCTCACAAACCCCCATTGTAA
- a CDS encoding DUF2442 domain-containing protein, with protein MSFSLAVEMKIPYAENITVTEDTLSVDLSDGRTIFVPLEWFPRLCYASEAQRNNWRLISKGYGIHWADIDEDISVEGLLSGKPSGESQASLKKWLQARQSEP; from the coding sequence ATGAGTTTTTCTTTGGCAGTTGAAATGAAAATCCCGTATGCTGAGAACATAACTGTAACAGAGGACACATTAAGCGTGGACTTGAGCGATGGTAGGACAATTTTTGTTCCTTTAGAGTGGTTTCCGCGTTTGTGTTATGCCTCTGAAGCTCAACGTAACAACTGGAGGTTGATAAGCAAAGGGTATGGTATCCACTGGGCTGATATCGACGAGGACATTAGCGTTGAGGGGTTATTATCCGGCAAGCCATCAGGTGAGAGTCAGGCTTCTTTAAAAAAATGGCTGCAAGCGAGGCAATCCGAACCATGA
- a CDS encoding class I SAM-dependent methyltransferase, with product MGKLLNIVTPLHKRTERNFIERMCNEKVHCMEVAKRYDADYWDGDRKYGYGGYKYDGRWSVVAKALIETYNLKDDARILDVGCGKAFLLYELQKLLPEASVAGFDISAHGINDARPEIRGNLFIHKAQEPYPFSDNEFDLVISLTTLHNLKLFDLKTALSEIERVGKSSKYIVVESYRNEQELFNLQCWALTCESFFEASEWIWLFNEFGYSGDYEFIYF from the coding sequence ATGGGGAAACTCTTAAACATAGTGACACCTTTGCATAAACGCACAGAGCGCAACTTCATCGAGCGGATGTGTAACGAAAAAGTCCACTGCATGGAGGTCGCTAAGCGCTATGATGCCGACTACTGGGACGGCGATAGAAAGTACGGCTACGGCGGGTACAAGTATGACGGCAGATGGTCTGTCGTAGCCAAAGCCCTGATTGAGACATATAACCTAAAAGATGACGCCCGAATTTTGGATGTCGGATGCGGCAAGGCGTTTCTATTATACGAGCTGCAAAAGCTGCTGCCGGAGGCGTCTGTCGCGGGGTTTGATATATCGGCTCATGGGATTAATGACGCAAGACCTGAAATCAGGGGAAACCTGTTTATCCATAAGGCACAGGAACCGTACCCATTTTCCGATAACGAATTTGACCTTGTAATATCACTGACAACGCTTCATAATCTTAAACTGTTTGATTTGAAGACGGCGCTTAGTGAGATAGAGCGTGTAGGGAAATCATCTAAATACATAGTGGTGGAAAGTTACAGGAACGAACAGGAGCTGTTTAATCTTCAGTGTTGGGCATTGACATGCGAGTCCTTTTTTGAGGCGTCCGAGTGGATATGGCTCTTTAACGAGTTTGGCTATAGCGGAGATTACGAGTTTATTTACTTTTAG
- a CDS encoding DUF2442 domain-containing protein, with protein MSIAVDILEARIKDIKIIDDEIMAFLIDGRIISVPIAWSWRLSEATQQQRDRYEIIGDGQGVHWPDIDEDISVDGMLHGVPARNPKKR; from the coding sequence ATGAGCATTGCAGTTGATATTTTAGAGGCACGCATTAAAGACATCAAAATCATCGATGACGAGATTATGGCTTTTCTTATCGATGGTAGAATAATAAGCGTACCCATTGCATGGTCCTGGCGTTTGTCCGAGGCTACGCAGCAACAACGGGATAGATACGAAATTATTGGAGACGGACAGGGTGTTCATTGGCCGGATATTGACGAGGACATTAGTGTTGATGGTATGCTGCACGGTGTTCCTGCCCGAAATCCAAAGAAAAGATAA
- the rfbF gene encoding glucose-1-phosphate cytidylyltransferase — translation MQVVILCGGLGTRLKEETEFRPKPMVVIGQRPILWHIMKIYAHHGFNDFVLTLGYRGEMIKDYFYNYELMSNSVTITLGHPNTLKVHKCHDEVGWQVTLVDTGDQAMKGARLKRVQRYIHGETFMLTYGDGVADIDINALLAFHKSHGKLATVTGVSPFARFGELRVRGNTVGMFTEKPENPTSKGWISGGFFVLNREIFDYLTDSDDCDLEYGVFEELARTGQLMVYKHRGFWACMDTLRDMDYLNKLWKEGAAKWKIWQA, via the coding sequence ATGCAGGTAGTGATTTTATGCGGAGGGCTGGGGACAAGGCTCAAAGAGGAGACGGAGTTTCGTCCTAAGCCTATGGTGGTTATCGGACAACGTCCGATTCTGTGGCATATTATGAAAATATATGCCCATCACGGGTTCAATGATTTTGTGCTCACTCTGGGCTACAGAGGCGAGATGATTAAAGACTACTTCTATAACTACGAACTTATGAGTAACTCTGTCACTATAACGCTGGGGCATCCCAATACGCTAAAGGTTCATAAGTGCCATGACGAGGTCGGCTGGCAGGTGACTTTAGTGGACACCGGCGATCAGGCTATGAAAGGAGCAAGGCTTAAACGGGTTCAACGCTACATACACGGAGAGACATTCATGTTGACCTACGGCGATGGGGTTGCAGATATTGACATAAACGCTCTATTGGCTTTCCACAAGAGCCACGGGAAACTTGCCACAGTTACCGGAGTAAGTCCGTTTGCCCGATTTGGAGAACTAAGGGTGCGCGGTAACACTGTCGGCATGTTTACCGAAAAACCTGAAAATCCGACATCTAAGGGATGGATAAGCGGCGGGTTTTTTGTGCTTAACCGTGAGATTTTTGACTATCTGACAGACAGTGACGATTGCGATTTAGAATATGGGGTGTTTGAAGAACTGGCAAGAACCGGACAGCTGATGGTGTATAAACACAGAGGGTTCTGGGCCTGTATGGATACGCTGAGAGACATGGATTACTTAAACAAACTCTGGAAAGAAGGCGCTGCAAAGTGGAAAATATGGCAGGCGTAA
- a CDS encoding class I SAM-dependent methyltransferase, with protein sequence MKNAKCLICGSEDFLQRGNISVHSLMECRGCRLQFLDPVPDNKCLDSIYADYYKTWNLDDFQHEVSAMKAETFRNYLSQIHTDGACGRLLDVGCATGELLSVAERFGYDIFGIEISPYGIKQCRELFGDNKIQDSYLKKGDFPDDYFDVITLSDVFEHIANPREFLDILCSILKPEGTLMIVTPDTSSWTMGISGRLWPHYKTEHLFYYNRRNISKLLSGYFHEVNVQLSHKALSVQYVANVLNGYSNNRLIKSAAAGILKYLPKPLRVRTFKINIGEMFVLCSHKLRE encoded by the coding sequence ATGAAAAACGCCAAATGTCTAATCTGCGGCTCAGAGGATTTTCTTCAAAGAGGCAATATTTCAGTACATAGCCTTATGGAGTGCCGAGGCTGCCGGCTGCAGTTTCTTGACCCTGTCCCTGACAACAAATGCCTTGACAGTATTTATGCCGATTACTATAAAACATGGAACCTTGATGATTTCCAACATGAGGTTTCCGCTATGAAAGCAGAAACATTTCGCAACTATTTATCACAGATACACACTGACGGCGCTTGCGGGCGGCTGCTTGATGTGGGGTGTGCAACCGGGGAGCTTTTAAGTGTGGCCGAGAGGTTCGGTTACGATATCTTTGGCATAGAGATATCTCCTTACGGCATTAAACAATGCAGAGAACTGTTTGGTGATAACAAGATACAGGACAGTTATCTTAAGAAAGGCGATTTCCCCGATGACTACTTTGATGTAATAACCCTTTCCGACGTCTTTGAGCATATTGCAAACCCGAGAGAGTTTTTGGATATTTTATGCAGCATACTAAAGCCTGAGGGCACACTTATGATTGTCACCCCGGATACATCCTCATGGACTATGGGCATTTCAGGGCGCCTGTGGCCGCACTATAAAACAGAGCATCTGTTTTATTACAACCGCCGCAACATAAGCAAACTTCTGTCTGGGTATTTTCATGAAGTTAATGTACAACTCTCTCATAAAGCGCTAAGTGTTCAGTACGTTGCAAATGTTTTAAACGGTTATTCAAATAACCGGCTGATAAAAAGCGCAGCCGCCGGCATACTAAAATATTTACCGAAACCGTTAAGAGTCCGCACTTTTAAGATTAATATCGGCGAGATGTTTGTTCTGTGCAGTCATAAGCTAAGAGAGTAA
- a CDS encoding Uma2 family endonuclease — MALMQTIERDLDLTEIINGEEIMGPSPFGKHQNIVGNVFRQLDKFVIQKTLGNVYLAPLDVIFEEGENRLQPDILFIRNENMSIFQDWIRGVPDMVCEIVSPGTYEKDTEIKKAIYEKYKVPEYWIVIPELLTVEIFIIENDKYKKHSSAELEGVVASKVIEGLEVDIKDIFG; from the coding sequence ATGGCACTTATGCAAACTATAGAACGAGACCTTGACTTAACTGAGATTATCAATGGGGAGGAGATTATGGGGCCAAGCCCATTTGGAAAACATCAAAACATAGTGGGGAATGTGTTTAGACAATTAGATAAATTCGTCATACAAAAAACACTGGGCAATGTGTACCTTGCCCCTCTTGACGTTATATTTGAAGAGGGTGAAAACAGACTCCAACCCGATATACTGTTTATACGAAATGAAAACATGTCCATCTTTCAGGATTGGATACGTGGGGTGCCTGATATGGTCTGTGAGATAGTGTCTCCGGGCACGTATGAAAAAGACACCGAAATAAAGAAGGCTATCTATGAGAAGTACAAAGTACCGGAGTATTGGATTGTAATCCCTGAGCTTCTGACCGTAGAGATTTTTATAATAGAAAACGATAAATACAAAAAACACTCATCCGCAGAGCTTGAAGGCGTTGTCGCATCAAAAGTTATTGAAGGCCTTGAGGTTGATATTAAGGATATTTTTGGGTAA
- a CDS encoding radical SAM protein encodes MIKKALKGVADNIFELYGFARCTVPFILKKPLGYFCDITGRCNLSCEYCWQRETDNWESENSKSNKNELTADQWIDIIKTVPKLSFVAFTGGEPLLFKDFKNILRFVTNRLPYSVNTNGILLDEEICNIMASGKIVNLSVSIDGFADVHDVTRRRKGLFNTIVDNINLLNSVKKKTRSKNPLLTIKTCILDRSLDSLVDFYKFCSETLQANCLDLRFLRTLDNAQFDLRTYASIDDVNNVGQPSCYHHDRKEEIPEVLVKILELSRNKRCKVLIAPKMFKKEEISRFLAVDGKGCYGRCFLPWSILTILPDGSVIPCLSLNLGNIRDFDYDVKKINNTEKYKEFLRWRTDMNKKNISPAPCNGCHFLKVV; translated from the coding sequence ATGATTAAAAAAGCCCTGAAAGGTGTTGCCGACAATATCTTTGAACTGTATGGATTTGCCAGATGCACTGTCCCGTTTATTTTGAAAAAACCTCTGGGGTATTTTTGTGACATCACAGGCAGATGCAATCTCTCGTGTGAGTACTGCTGGCAAAGAGAAACCGACAACTGGGAATCTGAAAACTCAAAGTCCAATAAAAACGAGCTTACAGCAGATCAGTGGATTGATATTATCAAAACCGTTCCTAAGCTATCCTTTGTCGCTTTTACAGGCGGAGAACCCCTCTTGTTTAAGGATTTTAAAAATATCCTGCGCTTTGTCACTAACCGCCTTCCATACTCTGTTAATACAAATGGGATTTTACTTGACGAGGAGATCTGTAATATCATGGCCTCCGGCAAAATCGTTAACCTGTCTGTTTCTATTGACGGATTTGCCGATGTGCATGACGTCACAAGAAGGAGAAAAGGACTTTTTAACACTATCGTTGACAATATTAACCTGCTAAATTCCGTTAAGAAAAAAACCCGCTCTAAAAACCCGCTGTTAACTATTAAAACCTGTATTCTGGACCGTTCATTAGACTCTCTGGTGGATTTTTACAAGTTTTGCTCTGAGACCCTTCAGGCAAACTGTCTCGATCTGCGTTTCCTCAGAACGCTTGATAATGCTCAGTTTGACCTCCGTACATATGCCTCAATAGACGACGTCAATAACGTCGGACAGCCCTCGTGTTATCACCATGACCGTAAGGAGGAAATTCCAGAGGTTTTGGTTAAAATTCTTGAGCTTTCGCGCAATAAGCGCTGCAAGGTCCTTATAGCCCCTAAAATGTTCAAGAAAGAAGAAATCAGCCGTTTTCTTGCAGTTGATGGAAAGGGATGTTATGGCAGGTGCTTTTTACCGTGGTCAATTTTGACTATTTTACCGGATGGCTCTGTTATCCCCTGTTTATCGCTTAATCTGGGAAATATCCGAGATTTTGATTATGATGTCAAAAAAATCAACAATACTGAGAAATACAAAGAGTTTTTAAGGTGGAGAACCGATATGAACAAAAAGAACATATCGCCGGCACCCTGTAACGGGTGTCATTTTCTGAAAGTGGTGTAA
- a CDS encoding transketolase — protein sequence MDNLKDIAHRVRQRTFDTICNGGGGHIPASLSIVEILTALYFGGCLRVDPNNPSDPNRDRFILSKGHACVSLYAVLADRGFFDANELTRFGRRGSILGGHPDMRKVPGIEASTGALGHGLPFGIGVAMAAKLNRAGYRVFVLIGDGECQEGSIWEAAMSAPQFKLDNLVVIVDYNKMQAMDFLDNIITLEPFIDKWKAFNWTVTEADGHDMEKLIEIFNSTPIVKGKPTLIIAHTTKGKGISYMENVPIWHFRMPNDAEMTIAKAELGIV from the coding sequence GTGGATAACTTAAAAGACATAGCGCACAGGGTTCGGCAGCGGACATTTGACACAATCTGTAATGGCGGCGGAGGGCACATTCCGGCCTCGCTGTCAATTGTTGAGATATTAACGGCACTTTACTTTGGCGGCTGTCTTAGAGTTGACCCCAATAACCCATCAGACCCCAATCGTGACCGCTTTATTTTAAGCAAAGGGCACGCCTGTGTATCACTTTATGCAGTGCTTGCCGACAGAGGGTTTTTTGATGCCAATGAGCTAACCCGCTTTGGCAGGCGAGGCAGTATTTTGGGCGGACACCCGGATATGCGGAAAGTGCCCGGCATTGAGGCCTCAACCGGAGCGCTTGGACATGGGCTTCCGTTTGGCATAGGAGTGGCGATGGCGGCTAAACTTAATCGTGCCGGCTACAGGGTGTTTGTGCTGATTGGGGATGGCGAGTGTCAGGAGGGATCCATTTGGGAGGCCGCAATGAGTGCCCCGCAGTTTAAACTGGATAATCTTGTTGTCATCGTGGATTACAATAAAATGCAGGCTATGGACTTTCTGGATAATATCATAACGCTTGAGCCGTTTATAGATAAATGGAAAGCGTTCAATTGGACTGTAACAGAGGCTGACGGCCACGACATGGAAAAGCTGATTGAGATTTTTAATTCAACACCCATTGTAAAAGGCAAACCCACGTTAATAATCGCTCACACAACAAAAGGCAAGGGAATATCCTACATGGAAAATGTACCGATTTGGCACTTCAGAATGCCAAACGATGCAGAGATGACAATTGCTAAAGCGGAGCTTGGGATTGTTTGA
- a CDS encoding GxxExxY protein, which yields MRDTDERDEDTYNIIGAAMRVHSELGGGFLEALEIEFKNSNIIFSREKEIPVYYKNKQLNVLYKADFICFEHIVVELKALNKLSSVEESQVINYLKATGLNKALLLNFGTDKLQFKRLVLHLRTSAQSADKIF from the coding sequence ATGAGAGATACAGATGAAAGAGATGAGGATACTTATAACATTATAGGTGCTGCGATGAGAGTACATTCAGAGCTTGGAGGCGGTTTTTTGGAGGCATTAGAAATAGAATTCAAAAATAGTAACATTATATTTTCAAGAGAAAAAGAAATACCTGTTTACTACAAAAACAAACAATTGAATGTTTTATATAAAGCCGATTTTATTTGTTTTGAACATATTGTTGTAGAATTAAAAGCATTAAATAAATTATCCTCTGTTGAAGAATCGCAGGTAATCAATTATCTTAAAGCAACTGGGTTAAATAAAGCATTATTGTTAAATTTTGGCACTGACAAACTACAATTCAAACGATTAGTCCTTCATCTGCGAACATCTGCGCAATCTGCGGATAAAATCTTTTAA
- a CDS encoding GDP-mannose 4,6-dehydratase: MRALITGITGMVGSHMADYLCQNTDWDIYGMCRWRSPMDNVSHLIDRANRKDRVFFVFGDLCDYISLQNAIEECRPDYVFHLAAQSYPATSFTSPEQTLDTNIIGTERLLEALRRAHGIDPVIHVCSSSEVFGRVPKEKLPINEECSFHPSSPYAISKVGTDLIGRFHAEAYGQKILVTRMFTHTGPRRGDVFAESTFAKQIAMIEEGLIPPVVKTGNLDSLRTWADVRDAVRAYYMLVTVNPIPGEYYNIGGNFSCSVGDMLKHLISISTAKNGIRVETDPVRLRPLDADLQVPDTTKFTNHTGWRPEIPFEKTMADLLKYWRGRIKKERHFLTR; this comes from the coding sequence ATGCGCGCCTTAATTACAGGGATAACTGGGATGGTCGGCTCCCACATGGCCGACTATCTTTGTCAAAACACCGATTGGGATATTTATGGAATGTGCCGCTGGCGCAGTCCTATGGACAATGTCTCACATCTTATAGACCGGGCTAACAGAAAAGACCGTGTGTTTTTTGTCTTTGGGGACCTCTGTGATTACATATCGCTTCAGAATGCAATCGAGGAGTGCCGTCCCGACTATGTGTTTCATCTTGCCGCCCAGAGTTATCCGGCTACAAGCTTTACCTCTCCTGAGCAAACTCTGGACACCAACATAATAGGAACCGAGAGGCTGCTTGAAGCACTAAGACGCGCTCACGGCATTGACCCCGTTATTCATGTCTGTTCGTCCTCGGAGGTCTTTGGCAGAGTGCCTAAAGAAAAACTCCCCATAAATGAGGAATGCTCCTTTCATCCCTCCTCGCCCTATGCAATATCAAAGGTGGGCACAGACTTAATCGGCCGATTTCATGCCGAAGCGTACGGTCAAAAAATCCTTGTCACACGGATGTTCACTCACACAGGCCCAAGACGAGGCGATGTGTTTGCCGAATCCACGTTTGCCAAGCAAATCGCAATGATAGAAGAGGGGCTGATCCCGCCTGTGGTTAAAACCGGTAACCTTGACTCCCTGCGCACATGGGCTGACGTCAGAGACGCCGTGCGGGCATACTACATGCTGGTAACCGTTAATCCAATACCGGGAGAGTATTACAACATTGGAGGGAATTTCTCCTGCTCGGTGGGTGACATGTTAAAACACCTTATCTCTATATCCACGGCAAAGAACGGTATCCGTGTTGAGACAGACCCCGTGCGCCTTCGTCCGCTGGATGCCGACCTTCAGGTGCCCGACACCACTAAATTTACAAATCACACCGGCTGGCGCCCTGAAATCCCATTTGAAAAAACCATGGCGGATTTACTAAAGTACTGGCGCGGACGCATTAAGAAAGAAAGACATTTTCTGACAAGATAA